The Croceicoccus marinus genome contains a region encoding:
- a CDS encoding PHA/PHB synthase family protein, whose product MATKRKNGTSSDMANGDSPDGKAPETAYALPSSLFAGPFAPLMEGPMRDMIALQSQAAQQMMNAFFPPQTPGEAEDGEPAEGETASGETGDGETGDGTETDWNEIVTRLTAMWQDFARQNPAMAASGLADPSRWMEMAGQWMAQFTPGQNDAANRAFADMLALWETIMGQFMAAGADPASLADLPGLPRSDRRFADPQWRDNPVFAMLHQAYLMAAEQIMDAAARAEGLPADRKMQLSFFTRLLTEAMSPAHFPLTNPVVIARTLETGGENLVKGMSHFLADLQAGQLTHTDKTAFTIGENIAATPGKVVHETPLFQLIQYTPTTDKVLSVPLVIFPPWINRFYILDLTPKKSFVKYCLDQGISTFMVSWKSADPSMADIGWEDYAAAQVEAIDAVRERLGVPAVHAIGYCVAGTTLAATLAMLARRGEDDRVASATYFTAQVDFSEAGELKAFIDEQQLATVDSLATEGFVDGRYLSLAFNLLRSPDLLWAYVINNYLLGEDYKPFDLLYWNGHGTNLPARFHREYLRQLYHENLLVVPDAITLNGTPIDLRKIKTPSFIQAGREDHIAPARSVWKLTEQFSGPMEFMLAGSGHIAGVVNPPEARKYQFWALPRPKGKTKAAALPDSLESFLDQAVETPGSWWDHWLGWIRDIDADEVKASGKRKPGGRGDTVIEDAPGRYVKG is encoded by the coding sequence ACATGATCGCGCTGCAGTCGCAGGCCGCGCAGCAGATGATGAATGCGTTCTTCCCGCCGCAGACGCCCGGGGAAGCGGAAGACGGCGAGCCGGCGGAGGGCGAGACGGCGAGCGGCGAGACGGGGGACGGCGAGACGGGGGACGGGACCGAGACCGACTGGAACGAGATCGTCACCAGGCTGACCGCGATGTGGCAGGATTTCGCACGCCAGAACCCCGCGATGGCCGCCAGCGGCCTCGCCGATCCCTCGCGCTGGATGGAGATGGCCGGGCAATGGATGGCGCAGTTCACGCCGGGGCAAAACGATGCCGCCAATCGCGCCTTTGCCGACATGCTGGCCTTGTGGGAAACGATCATGGGCCAGTTCATGGCCGCGGGCGCCGATCCCGCCAGTCTCGCGGACCTGCCGGGCCTGCCCCGGTCGGACCGGCGCTTTGCCGATCCGCAGTGGCGCGACAATCCGGTGTTCGCGATGCTGCACCAGGCGTATCTGATGGCCGCGGAGCAGATCATGGACGCCGCCGCCCGCGCCGAAGGCCTGCCCGCCGACCGCAAGATGCAGCTGTCCTTCTTCACGCGCCTGCTGACCGAGGCCATGTCGCCTGCGCATTTCCCGCTGACCAATCCGGTGGTGATCGCGCGCACGCTGGAAACGGGCGGCGAGAACCTGGTCAAGGGCATGTCGCACTTCCTGGCCGACCTTCAGGCGGGCCAGCTGACCCATACCGACAAGACCGCCTTCACCATTGGCGAAAATATTGCCGCGACGCCCGGCAAGGTGGTGCATGAAACGCCGCTGTTCCAGCTGATCCAGTACACCCCCACGACCGACAAGGTGCTGTCGGTGCCGCTGGTGATCTTCCCGCCGTGGATCAACCGTTTCTACATCCTCGACCTGACCCCGAAGAAAAGCTTCGTGAAATACTGCCTCGACCAGGGGATCAGCACGTTCATGGTCAGCTGGAAATCGGCGGATCCCTCGATGGCCGACATCGGGTGGGAGGATTACGCCGCCGCCCAGGTCGAGGCGATCGATGCGGTGCGCGAACGGCTGGGCGTGCCGGCAGTGCACGCGATCGGCTATTGCGTGGCCGGGACGACGCTGGCCGCGACGCTGGCCATGCTGGCCCGGCGCGGGGAAGACGACAGGGTGGCATCCGCGACCTATTTCACCGCGCAGGTCGATTTTTCCGAAGCGGGCGAGCTGAAGGCCTTCATCGACGAGCAGCAGCTGGCCACCGTCGATTCGCTGGCGACCGAAGGCTTTGTCGACGGGCGCTATCTAAGCCTGGCGTTCAACCTGCTGCGCAGCCCCGATCTGCTGTGGGCCTATGTGATCAACAATTACCTTCTGGGCGAGGACTACAAGCCTTTCGACCTGCTGTACTGGAACGGGCATGGCACCAATCTGCCCGCGCGGTTCCACCGCGAATATCTGCGGCAGCTCTATCACGAGAACCTGCTGGTCGTGCCGGACGCGATCACGCTGAACGGTACGCCCATCGACCTGCGGAAGATTAAGACGCCCAGCTTCATCCAGGCAGGCCGCGAAGACCACATCGCCCCGGCAAGAAGCGTGTGGAAGCTGACGGAGCAGTTTTCCGGCCCGATGGAATTCATGCTGGCCGGATCGGGCCATATCGCCGGGGTCGTCAATCCGCCGGAGGCGAGGAAGTACCAGTTCTGGGCCCTGCCCCGGCCTAAGGGCAAGACAAAGGCTGCGGCCCTGCCGGACAGTCTCGAAAGCTTCCTCGACCAGGCGGTCGAGACGCCGGGCAGCTGGTGGGATCACTGGCTTGGCTGGATTCGCGATATTGACGCCGATGAAGTAAAAGCGAGCGGCAAGCGCAAGCCCGGCGGACGCGGCGACACCGTCATCGAAGATGCGCCGGGCCGCTATGTAAAGGGCTGA
- the phaP gene encoding phasin family protein (Members of this family are phasins (small proteins associated with inclusions such as PHA granules). Note that several different families of phasins have been named PhaP despite very little sequence similarity to each other.): MADDKQDTNAPKANGSGTKKTSPGKGARKGPRRKAAAGKPAPAKPAQQKTVAQIPEKADAAKPVAETLKAQQPEPKPAQQAAQKFAVPEGKPDELPAPDTDALKVEASSQAIATAKESAPSEPPAKTADAQPAASKSAASKPAASKSAAPKSAATAPAPSKPASKEAAATPAAPKEPEAEKPSRTVEKAPLAATTSAAPAPKQPEPTTSGKPSSIPPARKPNITQEFVKMTDAEMMTQSFQSAMAEMTAKSQDAYKKSSEMFKEAGEFTKGNLEAMMESTKIFAAGMQEMSKAAVADSKSEFEALTAEVKEMASVKSPTDFFQMQSALLRKNFDKAVAMSSKNTEAMLKLANDAAQPLSTRMSLAMEKIKAA; encoded by the coding sequence ATGGCAGACGACAAGCAGGATACGAACGCCCCCAAGGCCAATGGGTCCGGGACAAAGAAGACCTCACCCGGCAAGGGTGCGCGAAAGGGTCCTCGCCGCAAGGCCGCAGCCGGGAAACCGGCGCCCGCGAAGCCTGCACAGCAGAAGACCGTGGCGCAGATCCCCGAAAAGGCGGATGCTGCAAAGCCGGTCGCCGAGACGCTGAAAGCGCAGCAGCCCGAACCGAAGCCTGCCCAGCAGGCCGCGCAGAAATTCGCGGTGCCCGAAGGCAAGCCCGATGAACTGCCCGCACCCGATACGGATGCGCTGAAGGTGGAAGCATCTTCGCAGGCGATCGCCACGGCGAAGGAATCGGCGCCGTCCGAACCGCCCGCGAAGACCGCTGATGCCCAGCCTGCTGCGTCCAAGTCTGCTGCGTCTAAGCCTGCTGCGTCCAAGTCTGCTGCGCCCAAATCCGCAGCGACCGCGCCCGCTCCATCCAAGCCCGCTTCGAAGGAAGCCGCCGCGACGCCGGCCGCTCCGAAAGAGCCGGAGGCTGAAAAACCTTCCCGGACCGTGGAAAAGGCGCCGCTGGCCGCCACGACTTCGGCCGCTCCGGCACCCAAACAGCCGGAACCGACCACTTCGGGCAAGCCATCCTCCATTCCGCCAGCAAGAAAACCTAATATCACGCAGGAGTTCGTTAAGATGACCGACGCTGAAATGATGACCCAGTCGTTCCAGAGCGCCATGGCCGAAATGACCGCCAAGTCGCAGGACGCCTACAAGAAGAGCAGTGAGATGTTCAAGGAAGCCGGTGAGTTCACCAAGGGCAACCTTGAAGCCATGATGGAATCGACCAAGATCTTCGCTGCCGGCATGCAGGAAATGAGCAAGGCCGCTGTCGCCGACAGCAAGTCCGAGTTCGAAGCCCTGACGGCCGAGGTGAAGGAAATGGCGTCGGTCAAGTCGCCGACCGATTTCTTCCAGATGCAGAGCGCGCTGCTTCGCAAGAACTTCGACAAGGCCGTTGCCATGTCGTCGAAGAACACCGAAGCCATGCTGAAGCTTGCCAATGACGCGGCCCAGCCGCTGTCGACGCGCATGAGCCTCGCCATGGAAAAGATCAAGGCCGCCTGA
- the clpS gene encoding ATP-dependent Clp protease adapter ClpS has protein sequence MADPNGAIDGRLADRDACPGAPITRATGPVCSDEGGDDPSDGGKGGAGQVGIATRTRAKPKKPSQFKVLMLNDDYTPMEFVVMVLKRYFRMDMEQATRVMLHVHQRGVGVCGVFPYEIAETKVNQVMDFARANQHPLQCTLEKD, from the coding sequence TTGGCCGACCCGAACGGGGCCATCGACGGCAGGCTGGCCGATCGTGACGCGTGCCCTGGCGCCCCTATCACCCGCGCGACCGGCCCGGTATGTTCCGATGAGGGCGGCGACGATCCGTCGGACGGCGGCAAGGGCGGCGCGGGACAGGTCGGTATCGCCACCCGCACCCGTGCCAAGCCCAAGAAGCCGAGCCAGTTCAAGGTGCTCATGCTCAACGACGATTACACGCCGATGGAATTCGTCGTGATGGTGCTCAAGCGCTATTTCCGCATGGACATGGAGCAGGCGACCCGCGTGATGCTCCACGTGCACCAGCGCGGCGTGGGCGTCTGCGGCGTCTTTCCCTATGAAATCGCCGAGACCAAGGTGAACCAGGTCATGGATTTCGCCCGCGCGAACCAGCATCCCCTGCAATGCACGCTGGAAAAGGACTGA
- a CDS encoding LptF/LptG family permease, with translation MPMLGTLALAASLLILDKMLRLFEVVADEGGPIGVIFRMLANLLPEYMSLAIPLGLMLGILFAFRKLATSSELDVMRAVGLGYTRLLRVPYLITLALVALNFVLVYFVQPVARYDYSRLTFELQSGALGASIKVGEFTTLEDRTALRIEESRDNGRELSGIFARVTQPDGDMLSISARQGQFLANEDEPNTIILRLTDGTIVQDQRAIPTPRVLSFASYDLPIDLPEIERFRTRGGAEKEYILPELLNLGWNKNIPKELRNQTLASLNFRLVEVVMMLLLPLLAVSLAIPPKRSSSTLGVFVSIVMVVAYHKVNQYGEDVAALGLVSPLVSLWVPFVLFAALIAWMYWRVAYVPGGQAIGWLEKGAAFVAKRFMVIFRLLRFTGNRELAAKARAAHDAEQSRAA, from the coding sequence ATGCCGATGCTGGGGACGCTGGCGCTGGCCGCGTCGCTGCTGATCCTCGACAAGATGCTCCGCCTGTTCGAGGTGGTGGCCGACGAAGGCGGGCCTATCGGCGTGATCTTCCGCATGCTGGCGAACCTGCTGCCCGAATATATGAGCCTGGCGATCCCGCTTGGCCTGATGCTCGGCATCCTGTTTGCATTCCGCAAGCTGGCGACAAGTTCGGAACTCGACGTGATGCGCGCGGTCGGGCTTGGCTATACGCGGCTGCTGCGCGTGCCCTATCTGATTACGCTGGCGCTGGTCGCCCTGAACTTCGTGCTGGTCTATTTCGTCCAGCCTGTGGCGCGCTACGACTATTCGCGGCTGACGTTCGAACTGCAATCGGGGGCGCTGGGCGCGTCGATCAAGGTGGGCGAGTTCACTACGCTCGAGGATCGCACCGCGCTGAGGATCGAGGAGAGCCGCGACAACGGGCGCGAATTGTCGGGCATCTTCGCGCGCGTAACGCAGCCCGACGGCGACATGCTGTCGATTTCGGCCCGGCAGGGGCAGTTCCTCGCCAACGAGGATGAGCCCAACACCATTATCCTGCGCCTGACGGACGGGACCATCGTGCAGGACCAGCGCGCGATTCCCACGCCCCGTGTGCTCAGCTTCGCCAGCTACGACCTCCCCATCGACCTGCCCGAGATCGAGCGGTTCCGCACACGCGGCGGGGCGGAGAAGGAATATATCCTGCCCGAATTGCTCAACCTGGGCTGGAACAAGAATATTCCAAAGGAACTGCGCAACCAGACACTGGCCAGCCTGAATTTCCGGCTGGTCGAGGTGGTGATGATGCTGCTCCTCCCGCTGCTGGCGGTGTCGCTTGCCATTCCGCCCAAGCGGTCCAGTTCCACGCTTGGCGTGTTCGTGTCGATCGTGATGGTCGTCGCCTATCACAAGGTGAACCAGTACGGCGAGGATGTCGCGGCACTGGGCCTTGTCAGCCCGCTGGTGTCGCTGTGGGTGCCGTTCGTTCTGTTCGCGGCGCTGATCGCGTGGATGTACTGGCGCGTCGCCTACGTGCCGGGCGGGCAGGCGATCGGCTGGCTTGAAAAGGGCGCGGCCTTTGTGGCCAAGCGCTTCATGGTGATCTTCCGCCTGCTGAGGTTCACCGGCAACCGCGAACTGGCGGCCAAGGCGCGCGCCGCGCACGATGCGGAGCAATCGCGTGCAGCTTGA
- the lptG gene encoding LPS export ABC transporter permease LptG, whose amino-acid sequence MQLDFFPSKRLTIYLAKMFAVRIFAVLAMLVLVLQMLDLLGTSGDILAAPGNGQGELWTYVSLRAPQLVARFLPYSVLLATIITLATLNQNSEVIAMKAAGLSAHQILAPLVATAALVSLASFAFNERVVTRSTATLSAWEDAEYGPIPTGGKTRSNIYLAEGDAILSARSAVGTGDAMQLVGVTWYRRDPQLMLSEQWRADRATYANPGWRLENPVRFNIATAEQETLSSAVVAEGITPREIAISKVDAQSQNLFDLTESIDALDAAGRRTQEIRGEWWHKISGPLSALLMPLLGAVAAFGLARSGQLFVRAVIGMSLGFAYFVVDNAAIAVGNFGGYPPFLAAWAPFLLFALIGETVLLKTEE is encoded by the coding sequence GTGCAGCTTGATTTCTTCCCGTCCAAGCGGCTGACGATCTACCTCGCCAAGATGTTCGCGGTCCGCATCTTCGCGGTGCTGGCCATGCTGGTGCTGGTGCTGCAGATGCTGGACCTGCTGGGCACCAGCGGCGACATCCTGGCCGCCCCCGGCAACGGACAGGGCGAGCTGTGGACCTATGTCTCGCTGCGCGCGCCGCAGCTGGTGGCGCGCTTCCTGCCCTATTCGGTGCTGCTGGCGACGATCATCACGCTGGCCACATTGAACCAGAACAGCGAGGTCATCGCGATGAAGGCCGCCGGCCTTTCCGCGCACCAGATCCTGGCCCCGCTGGTGGCCACCGCCGCGCTCGTCTCGCTCGCCAGCTTCGCGTTCAACGAACGCGTCGTGACCCGCTCCACCGCGACCCTGTCCGCGTGGGAGGATGCCGAATACGGCCCGATCCCCACGGGCGGCAAGACGCGCAGTAATATCTATCTGGCCGAGGGAGACGCGATCCTGTCGGCGCGTTCCGCCGTGGGAACGGGCGATGCGATGCAGCTGGTCGGCGTGACCTGGTATCGGCGCGATCCGCAGCTGATGCTTTCCGAACAATGGCGCGCCGATCGCGCGACCTATGCCAATCCCGGCTGGCGGCTGGAAAACCCGGTCCGCTTCAACATCGCCACCGCCGAGCAGGAGACCCTGTCCTCCGCCGTCGTGGCCGAGGGTATCACCCCGCGCGAGATCGCGATCAGCAAGGTCGATGCGCAGTCGCAGAACCTGTTCGACCTGACCGAATCGATCGACGCGCTCGACGCGGCGGGCCGCCGCACGCAAGAGATCAGGGGCGAATGGTGGCACAAGATCTCGGGCCCGCTTTCGGCGCTGCTGATGCCGCTGCTGGGCGCGGTCGCCGCGTTCGGACTGGCGCGTTCGGGGCAGCTGTTCGTGCGTGCGGTCATCGGCATGTCACTGGGCTTCGCCTATTTCGTGGTGGACAATGCGGCCATCGCGGTCGGGAATTTCGGCGGCTATCCGCCGTTCCTTGCCGCTTGGGCGCCCTTCCTGCTGTTTGCCCTGATTGGCGAGACGGTGCTGCTCAAGACCGAGGAATAG
- a CDS encoding sterol desaturase family protein has translation MANSTTTATPSQGGTENLPFWKRSHYLDRMTLRQLVFAYFQHYTIIAYLGLTVLCVLAFALYPTTALRGAASFVVALVVYPLVWHLLHQYVLHGQWMYKIKPLAATWKRIHYDHHQDPNHLEVLFGALHTTVPTIFLATAPIGYAIGGIGGAAAAFAGGLLTTCYYEFMHCIQHLAFKPKWKWVQHMKQRHVEHHYFDEDGNFGITNYFWDRLLGTYYQKKDRPKRSATVFNLGYDETVAAQWPFVKDLSGGIASGHPRRRVQGKEGFDPNASKNTIA, from the coding sequence ATGGCCAACAGCACCACAACCGCCACCCCTTCGCAGGGAGGCACCGAGAATCTCCCGTTCTGGAAGCGGTCGCATTATCTGGACAGGATGACCTTGCGCCAGCTGGTCTTCGCCTATTTCCAGCATTACACGATCATCGCCTATCTGGGGCTGACCGTGCTGTGCGTGCTGGCGTTCGCGCTCTATCCCACCACCGCACTGCGCGGGGCGGCATCGTTCGTCGTGGCACTGGTCGTCTATCCGCTGGTCTGGCACCTGCTGCACCAGTATGTCCTGCACGGGCAGTGGATGTACAAGATCAAGCCGCTGGCGGCGACCTGGAAGCGCATCCACTACGACCACCACCAGGATCCGAACCATCTGGAAGTGCTGTTTGGCGCGCTGCATACCACCGTGCCCACCATCTTCCTCGCCACCGCGCCGATCGGCTATGCCATCGGCGGGATCGGCGGCGCGGCGGCGGCCTTTGCGGGCGGCCTGCTGACGACCTGCTATTACGAGTTCATGCACTGCATCCAGCACCTGGCCTTCAAGCCGAAGTGGAAATGGGTGCAGCACATGAAGCAGCGCCACGTCGAACATCACTATTTCGACGAGGACGGCAATTTCGGCATCACGAACTATTTCTGGGACCGGCTGCTTGGCACCTATTATCAGAAGAAGGACCGGCCCAAGCGTTCGGCCACCGTCTTCAACCTGGGCTATGACGAGACCGTGGCCGCACAATGGCCCTTCGTGAAGGACCTGTCCGGCGGCATCGCATCGGGCCATCCGCGCCGCCGCGTGCAGGGCAAGGAAGGGTTCGACCCGAACGCGTCCAAGAACACGATCGCCTAG
- a CDS encoding N-acetyltransferase, which produces MGEITVAPVASVTVSPVADRAERKQFVDLAYRLNADDPNWIPPLRSEAAALVDPAKNPFFQHADVQLFLARRDGRIVGRISAHIDRVALDMPPEQGFGPGCGQWGLLEAEDEAVCTALIARAEEWLRGKGMTRVLAPISLSIWEEPGLLTMGHDHSPMVMMGHHKAHYQPWVEGQGYEAAKMLRTYDLDVRVEYPKLIQRIISSGEKNDKIRIRKVDKSRFDEEAALILDILNDAWSGNWGFVPITDAEVEHTGKKLKPLVFEDLIRIAEYEGKPVAFMMTLPNLNRPIREIGGRLFPFGWIKLLRWLRKPYPADMRVPLMGVRKHLQSSRLASQLAFMMIEYIRRAAVTEYGAVRGEIGWILDDNQGMNAIAEAIDARVNREYTIYGKSLAQ; this is translated from the coding sequence ATGGGTGAGATCACCGTCGCGCCGGTGGCCAGCGTAACTGTCTCGCCTGTGGCGGACAGGGCCGAGCGCAAGCAATTCGTCGATCTCGCCTACAGGCTGAACGCCGACGACCCGAACTGGATACCGCCGCTTCGCTCGGAAGCGGCGGCACTGGTCGATCCGGCGAAGAATCCGTTCTTTCAGCATGCCGACGTCCAGCTGTTCCTGGCTCGCCGCGACGGCCGGATCGTCGGGCGGATCTCGGCCCATATCGACCGTGTGGCGCTCGACATGCCGCCCGAACAGGGCTTCGGTCCCGGCTGCGGCCAGTGGGGCCTGCTTGAGGCTGAGGACGAAGCTGTCTGCACCGCGCTGATCGCACGGGCGGAGGAATGGCTGCGCGGCAAGGGCATGACCCGCGTGCTCGCCCCGATCTCGCTGTCGATCTGGGAGGAACCGGGGCTGCTGACCATGGGCCACGACCATTCGCCGATGGTGATGATGGGCCACCACAAGGCGCACTACCAGCCTTGGGTCGAGGGGCAGGGTTACGAAGCGGCCAAGATGCTGCGCACCTACGACCTCGACGTGCGGGTCGAATATCCCAAGCTGATCCAGCGCATCATCTCTTCGGGTGAGAAAAACGACAAGATCCGCATCCGCAAGGTCGACAAGAGCCGCTTCGACGAGGAAGCGGCGCTCATCCTCGACATCCTGAACGATGCGTGGTCGGGTAACTGGGGCTTCGTGCCGATCACCGATGCCGAGGTCGAGCATACCGGCAAGAAGCTGAAGCCGCTGGTGTTCGAGGATCTGATCCGCATCGCCGAGTACGAGGGCAAGCCGGTCGCCTTCATGATGACTTTGCCCAATCTCAACCGCCCGATCCGGGAAATCGGCGGCAGGCTGTTCCCGTTCGGCTGGATTAAGCTGCTGCGCTGGCTGCGCAAGCCCTATCCCGCCGACATGCGCGTGCCGCTGATGGGCGTTCGCAAGCACCTGCAAAGCTCGCGCCTCGCCAGCCAGCTCGCTTTCATGATGATCGAATATATCCGCCGCGCCGCAGTGACGGAATATGGTGCGGTTCGCGGAGAGATCGGCTGGATCCTGGACGACAACCAGGGGATGAACGCCATTGCCGAGGCGATCGACGCCCGGGTGAACCGCGAATACACGATCTATGGCAAGTCGCTCGCGCAATAG
- a CDS encoding response regulator — MPTTSARETDYRIGTALVVEDDPILALSLEDILLGGGSPEVTVCSSTRQALAALERKRPDVLVLDVHLVDRDDGWAVAELVNELGPQVPRIVFSTGNPQAIPDGIKEMGKVLVKPYAPEALLEAVRDSRRTGLFQRLRGAISHD; from the coding sequence ATGCCGACCACCTCTGCCAGGGAGACCGATTACCGGATCGGCACCGCCTTGGTTGTGGAGGACGATCCCATCCTTGCGCTTTCCCTCGAAGACATTCTTCTTGGCGGCGGATCGCCCGAAGTGACCGTCTGTTCCAGCACGCGCCAGGCGCTTGCCGCGCTGGAACGCAAGCGTCCCGACGTGCTGGTGCTCGACGTGCATCTGGTCGACCGCGACGATGGCTGGGCAGTGGCCGAGCTGGTGAACGAACTGGGCCCTCAGGTGCCGCGAATCGTGTTTTCGACCGGCAATCCGCAGGCCATTCCCGACGGGATCAAGGAAATGGGCAAGGTGCTGGTAAAGCCCTACGCGCCCGAAGCCTTGCTCGAAGCCGTGCGCGACTCCCGTCGCACCGGCCTGTTTCAGCGCCTGCGCGGCGCTATCTCGCACGATTGA
- a CDS encoding Crp/Fnr family transcriptional regulator yields the protein MTPCTGCPLLDCPGLKQMDEERRREIETFKQGEIVLERGGQVLTQGARSNEIYTVLSGVLIRFRLMEDGRRQIINFLFPGDLVGLQAMLDEPMTHGVEALTPARLCIFPRDRFIEFVGRNPDMGYDVIWLAAKEESALEEHLVALGQRNARERIAYLALFIVKRAEGTCLASEGRVEISVTQGQVADMLGLSLVHTNRSMQSLRRDGLVRWSLNAIEIPDPEAVSRLVHYDPALFGPRPYL from the coding sequence ATGACACCATGCACGGGCTGCCCGTTGCTGGACTGTCCGGGCCTGAAGCAGATGGATGAAGAACGCCGGCGCGAGATCGAGACGTTCAAGCAGGGAGAAATCGTGCTGGAACGCGGCGGCCAGGTGCTGACGCAGGGAGCGAGAAGCAACGAGATCTATACCGTCCTGTCGGGCGTGCTGATCCGTTTCCGCCTGATGGAGGACGGACGCCGCCAGATCATCAACTTCCTGTTCCCCGGCGATCTTGTCGGGCTGCAGGCGATGCTCGACGAACCGATGACGCACGGGGTCGAGGCGCTGACCCCGGCGCGGCTGTGCATTTTCCCACGCGACCGCTTCATCGAGTTCGTCGGGCGCAATCCCGACATGGGCTATGACGTAATCTGGCTGGCCGCCAAGGAGGAGTCGGCGCTGGAGGAGCATCTGGTCGCGCTGGGCCAGCGCAATGCGCGCGAACGTATCGCCTATCTTGCATTGTTCATCGTCAAGCGCGCGGAAGGCACTTGCCTTGCCAGCGAGGGCAGGGTGGAAATTTCGGTCACGCAGGGGCAAGTGGCGGACATGCTGGGCCTGTCGCTGGTGCATACCAATCGGTCGATGCAATCGCTGCGGCGCGACGGGCTGGTGCGCTGGTCGCTGAACGCGATAGAGATCCCCGATCCGGAAGCAGTCAGCCGACTGGTGCATTACGACCCGGCGTTGTTCGGCCCGCGGCCCTATCTATAA
- a CDS encoding response regulator, translated as MSLGAKVAANLPYLRRYARALSGSQSTGDAFVRATLEAILADPDLKESLAEGGRVPLYRAFSKLWSSAFLQVADGDDMIGDHETAAQERLAVITPLNRQALLLTTLEDFSIAQAAQIMDLSEADVESLVQEAVSEIDRESSTNVLIIEDEPLISMQLEDLVRSLGHEICGTAATRTQAQAVIAEQMPGLVLADIQLADGSSGLDAVDDILAIDSVPVIFITAYPERLLTGDRPEPTYLVTKPFQESTVRAAISQALFFGSSRPLP; from the coding sequence ATGTCACTTGGGGCCAAGGTTGCCGCCAATCTTCCATATCTGCGGCGCTACGCGCGCGCATTGTCCGGATCGCAGAGCACGGGTGACGCCTTCGTGCGCGCCACGCTCGAAGCGATCCTCGCCGATCCCGATCTGAAGGAAAGTCTTGCCGAAGGTGGGCGGGTGCCTCTGTACCGCGCTTTCAGCAAGCTGTGGTCAAGCGCGTTTCTGCAGGTTGCCGATGGCGACGACATGATCGGCGATCACGAGACCGCCGCGCAGGAACGCCTTGCGGTGATCACGCCGCTCAATCGTCAGGCTCTGCTGCTGACCACGCTCGAGGATTTCTCGATCGCGCAGGCAGCCCAGATCATGGATCTGTCCGAAGCCGATGTCGAAAGCCTGGTGCAGGAAGCGGTGAGCGAGATCGATCGCGAATCCTCGACCAACGTGCTCATCATCGAGGATGAGCCGTTGATCTCGATGCAGCTTGAGGATCTTGTCCGCTCGCTGGGTCACGAGATCTGCGGAACCGCGGCGACGCGCACGCAGGCGCAGGCCGTGATCGCGGAACAGATGCCCGGCCTCGTGCTGGCCGATATCCAGCTTGCCGACGGGTCTTCGGGCCTCGACGCGGTGGACGATATCCTGGCCATCGATTCGGTCCCCGTAATCTTCATCACCGCCTATCCGGAACGGCTGCTGACCGGCGACCGTCCCGAACCGACCTATCTGGTCACCAAGCCGTTCCAGGAAAGCACGGTACGCGCCGCGATCAGCCAGGCGCTGTTCTTCGGATCGAGCCGCCCGCTGCCCTGA